From the Thermococcus guaymasensis DSM 11113 genome, one window contains:
- the thiD gene encoding bifunctional hydroxymethylpyrimidine kinase/phosphomethylpyrimidine kinase: MAVLIIAGLDTGGGAGLKADIETVSALGEHPLPVLTAITYQNPSEVRGYHTLPPEVVREQIRAVKDGFEVKAVKIGMLGSGEVAEVVWEETAGFVRVFDPVMASSTGTKLVDGVESLRTLIEGSIVTPNVPEAEALTGIEIHSVEDMKESAKALVEELGAEGAVVKGGHLNLTDVLYWRGRLYEFRGEKAKGFTHGTGCVFSSALATFLAKGFELPEAVEKAKRFVEGAIAFSKAEARAVNPLWELERDAYRWRSERELEKAVEELVRLGEKLNPYVPEVGTNFALATPFGEVFAVKGRIVRYGKTVKPVGPVELDASDHLKRALLKMREFYPEVRAVLNLRYSKELVEKAERLGLVVSFYDRREEPEEVKRAEKGTMEWGIETAVRRGGRRPDVVYHLGDWGKEPMILIFGRDAREVLERVKGLLG; encoded by the coding sequence ATGGCCGTTCTCATCATAGCGGGCCTTGACACGGGCGGAGGCGCTGGTTTAAAGGCCGACATCGAGACGGTCTCGGCTTTAGGCGAGCACCCGCTCCCTGTTCTGACCGCGATTACCTATCAGAACCCCTCGGAGGTGAGGGGCTATCACACCCTTCCGCCCGAAGTCGTGAGGGAGCAGATACGGGCCGTTAAGGACGGCTTTGAGGTTAAAGCGGTTAAAATCGGAATGCTCGGGAGCGGTGAGGTTGCCGAGGTAGTGTGGGAAGAGACGGCAGGCTTTGTCAGGGTTTTCGACCCGGTAATGGCCTCAAGTACAGGCACGAAGCTTGTTGATGGTGTGGAATCGCTCAGGACCCTCATTGAGGGCTCGATAGTCACCCCAAACGTCCCGGAAGCCGAAGCGCTGACGGGCATTGAAATCCACTCTGTGGAAGACATGAAGGAATCTGCGAAGGCCCTTGTTGAAGAGCTTGGCGCCGAGGGCGCGGTCGTCAAAGGGGGTCACCTGAACCTCACCGACGTCCTCTACTGGCGTGGGAGGCTCTACGAGTTCAGGGGAGAAAAGGCCAAAGGTTTTACCCATGGAACCGGCTGTGTCTTCTCCTCCGCCTTAGCGACGTTTTTGGCCAAGGGCTTTGAGCTTCCTGAGGCAGTTGAGAAAGCGAAGCGCTTCGTTGAGGGAGCGATAGCCTTCTCAAAGGCAGAGGCCAGGGCGGTGAACCCCCTATGGGAGCTTGAGAGAGACGCCTACCGCTGGAGGTCCGAGAGGGAGCTTGAAAAAGCTGTTGAGGAGCTCGTGAGGCTCGGCGAAAAACTCAACCCTTACGTTCCAGAGGTCGGTACGAACTTCGCCCTCGCGACGCCCTTCGGGGAGGTCTTCGCCGTGAAGGGCAGAATCGTCCGCTACGGAAAGACCGTAAAGCCCGTCGGCCCAGTTGAGCTCGACGCCAGCGACCACCTGAAGCGAGCTTTGCTCAAGATGCGCGAGTTCTACCCCGAGGTCAGGGCTGTGCTGAACCTGCGCTATTCGAAGGAGCTCGTGGAGAAGGCCGAAAGGCTCGGCCTCGTTGTTTCCTTCTACGACAGGAGGGAGGAGCCGGAGGAGGTTAAGAGGGCGGAGAAAGGCACGATGGAGTGGGGCATCGAGACGGCCGTAAGGAGGGGTGGGAGGAGGCCCGACGTGGTCTACCACCTCGGCGACTGGGGCAAGGAGCCTATGATTCTAATCTTCGGCAGGGACGCGCGGGAAGTTTTGGAGAGGGTCAAGGGGCTCTTGGGCTAA
- a CDS encoding GNAT family N-acetyltransferase, which produces MLIRGRVVGSEIPRFKHRWFGILEVEADGEKYNLYMTGNVAQWFLNGDEVEVEILHKPKEKNGAKVLDFDDYRLWKFYEGDRIPVWPPFEKEVEAKRYSPLTGELLYTYKIRAREAKYESDFEAIAELEQYHYASQKEKVALWRCENGHIFEANTRQRCPICGAESHILEIKGSTPASRFLIFELVEREEYEPRILSYVRVDPPIPLMHRRLPNGEIEKNIREKIFPEEWFHPAFWPERIMKELYEELKKKHKKKRVARSYLWEEAKWKALAETNTAGARIARVVVHPDYRSDGLGQLSVKAALEWIAERRIPEMRKRKHIVETIAQMARYNPFFEKVGFKFLWETASGRPVLFYPLTEEAKEYIERFLREDPYAPEDGRLWRPSYGKVEPLGGPIRFINVSKVFESELDIKGLPEDIQELLIAFGVRHRVIQRPVLRNLNFEIQPGELIAVVGASGAGKTTLLRLILGAANGWWEERFRPTEGKIEVPDNAKVSAMIPGEFEPAFGTESILEHVYRKIGDLNAAVEILNRAGLSDAVLYRARYGELSTGQKERARIASLLAEKPNLLLIDEFAAHLDTLTAMRVAKKVAEIIREASITALIITHRLEVLKALDPDRVLFVGYGTARVGDKRKSEKGGKSK; this is translated from the coding sequence ATGCTCATCAGGGGGAGGGTCGTCGGGAGTGAAATCCCGCGCTTCAAGCACCGCTGGTTCGGAATCCTTGAGGTTGAAGCCGATGGGGAAAAGTACAACCTCTACATGACGGGCAACGTTGCCCAGTGGTTTCTGAACGGAGATGAAGTTGAAGTTGAGATTCTCCACAAACCCAAGGAGAAGAACGGCGCCAAGGTTCTTGACTTTGATGATTACAGGCTCTGGAAGTTCTATGAGGGGGACAGAATACCCGTGTGGCCCCCCTTCGAGAAGGAAGTCGAGGCCAAGCGCTACTCCCCGCTAACGGGCGAGCTCCTCTACACCTACAAAATCCGCGCCCGCGAGGCAAAATACGAGAGCGATTTCGAGGCGATAGCCGAGCTGGAGCAGTACCACTACGCGAGCCAGAAGGAGAAAGTCGCTCTTTGGCGCTGTGAGAACGGCCACATCTTCGAGGCCAACACCAGGCAGAGATGCCCAATCTGCGGGGCTGAGAGCCACATACTTGAGATAAAGGGCTCAACACCTGCGTCACGCTTCCTCATCTTCGAGCTCGTCGAGCGGGAGGAGTACGAGCCGAGGATTCTCAGCTACGTCCGCGTCGACCCGCCGATACCGCTCATGCACCGCCGCCTGCCGAACGGAGAAATTGAGAAGAACATCCGCGAGAAGATCTTTCCTGAGGAGTGGTTTCATCCAGCCTTCTGGCCGGAGCGCATAATGAAGGAGCTCTACGAGGAGCTCAAGAAGAAGCACAAAAAGAAGAGGGTTGCGCGCTCCTACCTCTGGGAGGAGGCGAAGTGGAAGGCCCTGGCGGAGACGAACACTGCCGGCGCGAGGATTGCGAGGGTCGTGGTTCACCCGGACTACCGCTCCGACGGACTTGGGCAGTTAAGCGTTAAAGCCGCCCTCGAATGGATAGCAGAGCGCAGGATTCCGGAGATGAGAAAGAGGAAGCACATCGTAGAGACCATAGCCCAGATGGCCCGCTACAACCCGTTCTTCGAGAAGGTTGGCTTCAAGTTCCTCTGGGAGACCGCGAGCGGGAGGCCCGTCCTCTTCTACCCGCTGACAGAGGAAGCCAAGGAGTACATCGAGCGGTTCCTTCGCGAAGACCCCTACGCGCCGGAGGATGGGCGTCTCTGGCGTCCGAGCTACGGAAAGGTTGAGCCCCTTGGGGGGCCGATAAGGTTCATCAACGTGAGCAAGGTCTTCGAGAGCGAGCTGGACATTAAGGGCCTGCCCGAGGACATCCAAGAACTGCTGATTGCCTTCGGTGTGAGACATCGCGTTATCCAGAGGCCTGTTTTGAGAAATCTCAACTTCGAGATTCAGCCGGGCGAGCTAATAGCGGTTGTGGGTGCGAGCGGTGCTGGAAAGACAACCTTGCTCAGGCTAATCCTTGGAGCGGCAAACGGCTGGTGGGAGGAGCGCTTCAGGCCCACCGAGGGGAAGATCGAGGTTCCCGACAACGCAAAGGTCTCGGCCATGATTCCCGGTGAATTTGAGCCTGCCTTTGGGACTGAGAGCATCCTGGAGCACGTTTACAGGAAGATAGGCGACCTCAACGCCGCGGTGGAGATTCTCAACAGGGCCGGTCTGAGCGATGCCGTCCTCTACCGCGCGAGGTACGGTGAGCTGAGCACCGGCCAGAAGGAGCGGGCGAGAATAGCATCGCTTTTGGCCGAGAAGCCGAACCTTCTCCTCATAGACGAGTTCGCGGCCCATCTCGATACCCTTACGGCGATGCGCGTCGCCAAGAAGGTCGCCGAGATAATCCGCGAGGCGAGTATAACGGCGCTGATAATCACCCACAGGCTGGAGGTTCTAAAGGCCCTCGACCCCGACAGGGTGCTCTTCGTCGGCTACGGAACGGCGAGGGTCGGAGACAAAAGGAAATCCGAAAAGGGTGGGAAATCAAAGTGA
- a CDS encoding ABC transporter permease: MEALTTMAYRQLKRFVRARSRVAGMIINPLLWLVFFGMGWSKVFDNPMARTVFGGVDYLTFLAPGIFAMTVFNQSFVAGVSVIWDKQFGFLKEVLVAPASRKETILGRIIGDSLVTLTQGAIILALTFLLAENLKLSGFIPALGVGFLLAMAFSGFGVSLALRMESMEGFQMIMMVLMLPLTFLSGAIYPIDTMPGWMKALAYVNPLTYAVDGARHFLVGASVARFSLGVDIGVLTVLAAILVGLAMVEFERATIG, encoded by the coding sequence ATGGAGGCGCTTACAACGATGGCATACAGGCAGCTGAAGAGGTTCGTGAGGGCGAGGTCAAGGGTCGCTGGGATGATAATCAACCCGCTCCTGTGGCTCGTCTTCTTTGGAATGGGGTGGAGCAAGGTCTTCGACAACCCCATGGCGAGGACTGTTTTCGGGGGCGTTGACTACCTCACGTTCCTGGCCCCGGGTATCTTTGCCATGACGGTCTTCAACCAGAGCTTCGTTGCGGGAGTGAGCGTCATCTGGGACAAGCAGTTCGGCTTCCTCAAGGAGGTTCTTGTAGCGCCGGCGTCGAGGAAGGAGACCATCTTGGGACGCATAATCGGGGATTCGCTCGTCACGCTCACGCAGGGGGCTATAATCCTAGCGCTGACCTTCCTCCTTGCGGAGAACCTGAAGCTCAGCGGCTTCATTCCCGCCCTCGGAGTGGGCTTCCTCTTAGCTATGGCCTTCTCGGGCTTCGGCGTCAGCCTCGCCCTGAGGATGGAGAGCATGGAGGGCTTCCAGATGATAATGATGGTCCTCATGCTCCCGCTGACCTTCCTGAGCGGTGCGATATACCCGATAGACACAATGCCGGGGTGGATGAAGGCCCTCGCTTACGTGAACCCGCTCACCTACGCCGTGGACGGGGCGAGGCACTTCCTCGTGGGGGCGAGCGTGGCAAGGTTCTCGCTCGGGGTTGACATAGGTGTACTTACGGTTTTGGCTGCCATACTCGTCGGGCTGGCGATGGTCGAGTTCGAGAGGGCCACGATAGGTTGA
- a CDS encoding ATP-binding cassette domain-containing protein: MSEAIIVENLVKKYGDFEAVKGISFKVKRGEIFAFLGPNGAGKTTTVHMLTTLLKPTAGRAIVAGHDVIEEPMEVRRRIGIVFQDPTLDRELTAYENMYIHGRIYGLKGSELREKIERLLKFVELWEFKDKPVKTFSGGMQRRLEIARSLLHEPEVLFLDEPTIGLDPQTRAHIWDYIRAMKEEHNMTIFLTTHYMDEAEQLADRIAIIDHGKIIAEGTAEELKRLVGNDVIYLRLEAPKELKCLKADFIRGYKVLADGRVALEVENAAEALPKLFELASEKGIKILEVTYHRPTLNDVFLHLTGREIRDEGAAFARRRMRR; encoded by the coding sequence ATGAGTGAAGCGATTATCGTGGAGAACCTCGTGAAGAAGTACGGGGACTTTGAGGCCGTCAAGGGGATATCCTTCAAGGTGAAGCGGGGCGAGATATTCGCCTTCCTCGGGCCGAACGGCGCTGGAAAAACCACTACAGTCCACATGCTCACTACGCTGTTGAAGCCGACCGCTGGAAGGGCTATAGTTGCCGGTCACGATGTTATTGAGGAGCCCATGGAAGTAAGGAGAAGGATAGGTATAGTGTTTCAGGACCCCACCCTCGATAGAGAGCTGACGGCTTACGAGAACATGTACATCCACGGGAGGATATACGGGCTGAAGGGGAGCGAGCTGAGGGAGAAGATAGAGCGCCTTTTGAAGTTCGTCGAGCTCTGGGAGTTTAAGGATAAGCCCGTCAAGACGTTCTCAGGCGGGATGCAGAGGAGGCTTGAGATAGCGCGCTCCCTCCTCCACGAGCCGGAGGTTCTTTTCCTCGACGAGCCGACGATAGGCCTCGACCCTCAGACGAGGGCGCACATCTGGGACTACATAAGGGCCATGAAGGAGGAGCACAACATGACGATCTTCCTCACGACCCACTACATGGACGAGGCCGAGCAGTTGGCGGACAGGATAGCGATAATTGACCACGGGAAGATAATCGCAGAGGGCACCGCGGAAGAGCTTAAGAGACTCGTGGGCAACGATGTGATTTACCTCAGGCTCGAAGCTCCCAAGGAGCTCAAATGTCTCAAGGCCGATTTCATAAGGGGGTATAAAGTCCTCGCGGATGGCAGAGTGGCCCTCGAAGTCGAGAACGCCGCGGAGGCCCTTCCAAAGCTCTTCGAGCTGGCCAGCGAGAAGGGCATCAAAATCCTTGAGGTGACTTACCACAGGCCGACGCTCAACGACGTCTTCCTTCACCTGACGGGAAGGGAGATAAGGGATGAGGGGGCGGCCTTCGCGAGAAGGAGGATGAGGAGGTGA
- a CDS encoding PadR family transcriptional regulator: protein MERPKYKGHLKLLVLKMLSEKPMHGYGIMAELERVYGIPHPSPGTIYPILSSLKRNGLIEAIGEGKRDKRLYRATEKGKQYLEEHAEELEKMLHMAALFKEFARLGGRELGELLKEVFLSLDKLSDEQKMALAKEFSEFTKRVRLILLGEIPGVKGNE from the coding sequence TTGGAGAGACCGAAGTACAAGGGGCACCTCAAACTCCTCGTTCTTAAGATGCTTTCAGAGAAGCCGATGCACGGCTACGGCATAATGGCCGAGCTGGAGAGGGTTTATGGAATACCCCACCCCAGCCCCGGAACGATTTACCCTATACTCTCATCTCTAAAGCGTAATGGTCTAATAGAAGCCATCGGTGAAGGAAAGAGGGACAAACGCCTTTACAGGGCGACGGAGAAGGGTAAACAGTACCTTGAGGAACACGCGGAGGAGCTGGAAAAGATGCTCCACATGGCGGCCCTGTTTAAAGAGTTCGCGAGACTCGGCGGAAGGGAGCTTGGAGAACTCCTCAAGGAGGTCTTCCTCTCGCTCGACAAGCTGAGCGACGAGCAGAAAATGGCACTGGCTAAAGAGTTCTCCGAGTTCACGAAGAGGGTCAGGCTGATTCTTCTCGGTGAAATACCTGGGGTGAAGGGCAATGAGTGA
- a CDS encoding DUF6849 domain-containing protein: MRIVLKPLFDAELPPDFSEVIKSKLGGREVRTGEEVEVEILGKPLRFKVVLAEPSPLKVGNETRIEFSSGEIEVLDFEFEEPVREVVPFERGFVVVLNNKVLILNHDGQKIYSDEFDELNEVRVSKGTVVIVHDKNKLRLVKP, from the coding sequence ATGAGGATAGTTCTAAAGCCTCTCTTCGATGCGGAGCTCCCTCCAGACTTCAGCGAGGTCATAAAAAGCAAGCTCGGGGGAAGAGAAGTCCGCACCGGCGAGGAAGTGGAGGTCGAGATTCTCGGAAAGCCGCTACGCTTCAAGGTCGTTCTGGCCGAGCCGTCGCCTCTGAAAGTTGGGAATGAAACGAGGATAGAGTTCTCCAGTGGTGAGATTGAGGTTCTCGATTTTGAGTTCGAGGAACCGGTGAGGGAAGTCGTCCCCTTTGAGAGGGGGTTCGTCGTTGTGCTCAACAATAAGGTTCTGATTCTGAACCATGATGGGCAAAAGATTTATAGTGATGAGTTCGATGAGCTTAACGAAGTTAGGGTCTCCAAAGGAACCGTGGTGATAGTCCATGACAAAAACAAACTCAGGCTCGTTAAGCCTTGA
- a CDS encoding endonuclease III domain-containing protein gives MTKTNSGSLSLEGFTFEESWKEKRNRAEKIVEILMKTHPREKLLIGDPYRTLIHCIISQRMRDEVTYKVWERLFEKYRDIETIANTPVEEMQAFLRENGVGLWKTKGEWIVKVSRIILEKYGGKVPDDINELMKLPGIGRKCANIVLAYGFGRQAIPVDTHVNRISKRLGLAPPRVAPEKVEEYLMKLIPKDKWIYMNHAMVDHGRSICKPIRPKCNECPLKELCPYAKGLVTDDDIKGNTKTAR, from the coding sequence ATGACAAAAACAAACTCAGGCTCGTTAAGCCTTGAGGGATTCACCTTTGAGGAGAGCTGGAAAGAGAAGAGGAACCGGGCTGAGAAAATAGTTGAAATCCTCATGAAGACCCACCCGAGGGAAAAACTCCTCATAGGCGACCCCTACAGGACGCTAATCCACTGCATAATCTCGCAGCGCATGCGCGACGAGGTGACCTACAAGGTCTGGGAACGGCTCTTTGAGAAGTACAGGGACATCGAGACGATAGCGAATACACCCGTTGAGGAGATGCAGGCATTCCTCCGGGAGAACGGTGTCGGCCTCTGGAAGACGAAGGGTGAGTGGATAGTCAAGGTCTCGCGGATAATCCTCGAAAAGTACGGCGGAAAAGTTCCGGATGACATAAATGAGCTCATGAAACTGCCGGGCATCGGGAGGAAGTGTGCCAACATAGTCCTCGCCTACGGCTTCGGCAGGCAGGCGATTCCAGTGGATACCCACGTGAACAGGATAAGCAAGCGGCTGGGGTTAGCTCCACCGCGCGTCGCCCCAGAGAAGGTCGAGGAGTACCTGATGAAACTAATTCCGAAAGACAAGTGGATTTACATGAACCACGCGATGGTAGATCACGGACGGAGCATCTGTAAACCGATAAGGCCTAAATGCAACGAGTGTCCACTGAAGGAGCTTTGTCCATATGCGAAGGGCCTAGTGACGGATGATGACATAAAAGGAAACACAAAAACAGCCAGATAA